A stretch of the Gemmatimonadota bacterium genome encodes the following:
- a CDS encoding HEAT repeat domain-containing protein produces the protein MMRIPRFATTLVLGACLFALSGTTAPAPAQDETEDTAAAIATAIETMVTAILEGNDPMRNRMFFELRIIGNESVPALVDLMGDSRTPVREYAMHTVSYIDDPRWIDPVIRLLQEDPEASTRAMACRAVARTQDTPILAEEGRKAIPHLIETLGSDEELVSMDAAFALGWFGDPVARPHLEKAAGSSSELVSFFAKGALEDIDHAEKMAARDRE, from the coding sequence ATGATGAGGATTCCCCGTTTTGCGACCACTCTCGTCCTTGGGGCGTGTCTGTTCGCGCTGAGCGGGACAACGGCCCCCGCTCCCGCGCAGGACGAGACAGAGGATACCGCGGCCGCGATCGCCACGGCCATCGAGACGATGGTGACGGCCATCCTGGAAGGCAACGACCCCATGCGGAATCGGATGTTCTTCGAGTTGAGGATCATCGGCAACGAGAGCGTTCCCGCACTGGTGGATCTGATGGGCGACAGCCGTACTCCCGTTCGCGAGTATGCCATGCACACCGTGAGCTACATCGACGACCCGCGGTGGATTGATCCGGTCATTCGCCTCTTGCAGGAGGATCCGGAAGCGTCCACACGAGCCATGGCGTGTCGTGCCGTGGCCCGAACGCAGGACACCCCGATTCTCGCGGAGGAAGGCCGCAAGGCCATCCCCCACCTCATCGAGACGCTGGGGTCGGACGAGGAACTCGTCAGCATGGATGCGGCGTTTGCGCTGGGGTGGTTTGGGGATCCGGTGGCACGGCCCCACCTTGAAAAGGCGGCCGGGAGTTCTTCCGAACTGGTGAGTTTCTTCGCGAAGGGTGCCCTGGAGGACATCGACCACGCCGAGAAAATGGCTGCCCGGGACCGCGAATAA
- a CDS encoding HEAT repeat domain-containing protein, with protein sequence MPPQRFSPVCMVVILTVCGGSVRPAVGSPLDDGLRHLRSEDVLTADAAVEELIPLGSAAVDSLLPLLEDPARDVRAGAIRALGRIGDSRATAPLLRQLEASLAGTEPDTFADRYHRILLIRALGRMGESEAQSALRGVALTGDAFERAHAGISLFLIGEESGYDLVLKSLGDPSPAIRSLTAEGLAESRSRRSRELLLRAAADSEWVVRDAAFQSLSRWLGHEAVEQAFRAGAKDPSWYVRQTVEDVRRAASAAGN encoded by the coding sequence ATGCCGCCTCAGCGTTTCTCACCCGTCTGCATGGTCGTGATTCTCACGGTGTGCGGCGGGAGCGTCCGGCCTGCGGTCGGGAGTCCGCTTGACGACGGGCTCCGGCACCTTCGGTCGGAAGATGTCCTCACGGCGGATGCGGCGGTCGAGGAACTGATCCCGCTCGGTTCGGCCGCCGTGGATTCCCTGCTGCCCCTTCTGGAGGACCCCGCTCGCGATGTTCGCGCCGGGGCCATTCGTGCGCTCGGGAGAATCGGTGATTCCCGCGCGACGGCCCCCCTTCTGCGCCAACTGGAAGCGTCGCTGGCGGGCACGGAGCCGGACACCTTCGCGGATCGATACCATCGAATCCTGCTCATTCGTGCGCTGGGGCGCATGGGGGAGAGTGAGGCACAGTCCGCTCTTCGAGGAGTTGCGCTGACGGGCGACGCTTTTGAAAGAGCCCACGCGGGGATCTCGCTGTTTCTCATTGGAGAGGAATCGGGTTACGATCTCGTGCTGAAGAGTCTGGGCGACCCCTCTCCGGCCATTCGGAGTCTGACGGCCGAGGGGCTGGCCGAGTCCCGATCCCGTCGCTCGCGGGAACTTCTCCTGCGTGCCGCGGCGGATTCGGAGTGGGTGGTGCGGGATGCCGCGTTTCAGTCTCTCTCGCGCTGGTTGGGACACGAAGCCGTGGAACAGGCGTTTCGTGCCGGGGCCAAGGATCCGTCATGGTATGTGCGGCAGACGGTAGAGGATGTTCGGAGAGCGGCAAGCGCCGCAGGAAACTGA
- the rpmI gene encoding 50S ribosomal protein L35: MPKMKTNRSAAKRFKRTGTGKLRHKKGFKNHILTKKSPKRIRQLRRLGVLDEGDEKRMNVILPYL; encoded by the coding sequence ATGCCGAAGATGAAGACCAACCGAAGTGCCGCGAAGCGTTTCAAGCGCACCGGCACCGGGAAGCTCCGCCACAAAAAGGGCTTCAAGAACCATATCCTGACGAAGAAATCTCCCAAGCGGATTCGACAGCTTCGCCGCCTCGGCGTCCTGGACGAAGGCGACGAGAAGCGGATGAATGTGATCCTGCCCTACTTGTAG
- the rpsU gene encoding 30S ribosomal protein S21 yields MPLIKVKDNESIERALKRFKKKCEKEGVIQDIKKSSRFLKPSERKRKKALKAEKRRRQAARKKR; encoded by the coding sequence ATGCCGCTGATCAAGGTGAAGGACAATGAGTCGATCGAACGGGCTCTCAAGCGCTTCAAGAAGAAGTGTGAAAAAGAAGGGGTCATTCAGGACATCAAGAAGAGCAGCCGATTCCTGAAGCCCTCCGAACGAAAGAGAAAGAAGGCACTCAAGGCGGAGAAGCGGCGCAGGCAGGCCGCCCGCAAGAAGAGATAA
- a CDS encoding sigma-54 dependent transcriptional regulator: MAGSTLLLAGPFPDWTDFAREAIAEGWNVTRVESGAEALRQLRDAPPDIALFPVELPDGPARNLITLGKREGLQTDFVLLAPENGSGRAELLAEGAEDVLDATTPHERLLARLDSLRQRRRLINDLELTVRDPAMLEIFERVLRAAPLKVTVLITGESGTGKEVLAQAIHRASDRADGPFVAVNVGALPANLLESELFGHEKGAFTSADGRRIGRFELADGGTLFLDEIGEMATEAQVNLLRVLEEERFLRVGGSKPVTVDTRIVAATNRDLEEEVRAGRFRRDLYYRLNVVHFHVPPLRERRGEIPALLRNFADRTAARHGLDFPGFTPEALDALETYEWPGNVRELRNLVDGMIALRPEKPVEAADLPPHVLHEAARQRHLPALPSDRTREEREFIIQSLLALRAEVAGIRELILAGATGRTPVPPGFTPPYGPAGGPVYPTGPVRVEEDRADEAGSLADMERHAVERALRESAGNRRRAARALGISERTLYRRIRDFGLTESGD; this comes from the coding sequence ATGGCAGGCAGCACCCTTCTCCTGGCCGGGCCGTTCCCGGATTGGACCGACTTCGCTCGGGAGGCCATCGCTGAGGGCTGGAATGTGACACGGGTGGAGTCGGGCGCAGAGGCTCTCCGACAACTCCGCGACGCCCCTCCGGACATCGCCCTTTTCCCGGTGGAACTCCCGGACGGACCCGCGCGGAACCTCATCACACTGGGAAAACGCGAGGGATTGCAAACCGACTTCGTGCTTCTGGCGCCCGAGAACGGTTCAGGCCGGGCGGAACTCCTCGCTGAGGGAGCGGAAGATGTCCTCGACGCGACCACCCCCCATGAGCGGCTCCTGGCCCGACTCGACAGCCTTCGCCAGCGACGACGCCTCATCAACGACCTGGAACTGACGGTTCGGGATCCCGCCATGCTGGAGATCTTCGAGCGCGTGCTTCGAGCCGCACCGCTGAAGGTCACGGTGCTCATCACGGGGGAGAGCGGCACCGGGAAGGAAGTGCTCGCTCAGGCCATCCACCGGGCCAGTGATCGTGCGGACGGGCCGTTCGTCGCCGTGAATGTCGGCGCACTCCCCGCGAATCTCCTGGAGTCGGAACTCTTCGGTCATGAGAAGGGGGCCTTCACGAGCGCGGACGGGCGGCGGATCGGTCGATTCGAGTTGGCCGATGGAGGGACGCTCTTTCTCGACGAGATCGGAGAGATGGCCACCGAGGCGCAGGTGAACCTCCTGCGCGTGTTGGAGGAGGAACGGTTTCTGCGCGTGGGCGGATCGAAGCCGGTCACCGTGGACACCCGGATCGTCGCGGCCACCAACCGCGATCTGGAGGAAGAGGTCCGCGCCGGGCGGTTCCGCAGGGATCTCTACTACCGGCTCAATGTCGTCCACTTCCATGTGCCGCCTCTCCGGGAAAGGCGAGGAGAGATTCCCGCGCTCTTGCGGAACTTCGCGGACCGGACCGCCGCGCGACACGGGCTGGACTTCCCGGGGTTCACGCCCGAAGCGCTCGACGCGCTGGAGACCTACGAGTGGCCCGGAAATGTCCGCGAACTCCGGAATCTGGTGGATGGAATGATCGCGCTCCGCCCGGAGAAGCCCGTGGAAGCCGCCGACCTCCCACCCCATGTTCTCCACGAAGCCGCGAGGCAGCGCCATCTGCCGGCGCTCCCGTCGGATCGTACTCGGGAGGAGCGCGAGTTCATCATTCAGTCACTGCTGGCTCTACGGGCGGAAGTGGCCGGAATCCGGGAGCTGATTCTGGCCGGGGCGACGGGGCGCACTCCGGTGCCTCCGGGATTCACCCCGCCGTACGGGCCCGCGGGCGGTCCCGTCTATCCGACCGGACCGGTTCGCGTAGAGGAGGACCGGGCTGACGAAGCCGGGTCTCTTGCCGACATGGAGCGCCACGCCGTGGAGCGGGCCTTGCGGGAGTCCGCGGGGAACCGGCGGAGGGCCGCTCGCGCGCTGGGCATCAGCGAACGAACCCTCTACCGGCGCATCCGGGACTTCGGCCTTACCGAGTCCGGCGACTGA